In Cryptosporangium minutisporangium, the following proteins share a genomic window:
- a CDS encoding ComF family protein, with protein sequence MWRYLLDLVLPVRCVACRGPDGPLCSVCARHALHTEPSLVPADDRPGGGVPTRCVAAGAYGGALRSALIAYKERGQRALARPLGARLAEAVAVALVASPPGVRLGGTGSIVLVPVPSSDAAIRARRGDHVVALARFAAVTLRERGFDARVESALTMCRTPADSVGLSAAQRRVNVAGAFAAARARTGARSRLPPGGAIVLVDDIVTTGATLAEAYRAARAGGLPVRAAAVVAATPRPGVGVSAVRDRW encoded by the coding sequence ATGTGGCGGTACCTGCTCGACCTGGTGCTCCCGGTGCGGTGCGTGGCCTGCCGCGGGCCGGACGGGCCGCTCTGCTCGGTCTGTGCACGCCATGCCTTGCACACCGAGCCGTCGTTGGTCCCGGCGGACGACCGACCGGGCGGGGGCGTGCCGACGCGCTGCGTCGCGGCCGGGGCGTACGGGGGCGCGCTGCGGTCGGCGCTGATCGCGTACAAGGAGCGTGGGCAGCGCGCGCTGGCGCGTCCGCTCGGCGCCCGGCTCGCGGAGGCGGTCGCGGTTGCGCTCGTCGCGTCACCTCCCGGGGTGCGGTTGGGCGGGACCGGGTCGATCGTGCTGGTGCCGGTGCCCTCGTCGGACGCGGCGATCCGGGCTCGGCGCGGCGACCACGTGGTCGCCTTGGCGCGGTTTGCTGCCGTTACGCTGCGTGAAAGAGGGTTTGACGCACGGGTGGAGAGCGCGCTCACGATGTGTCGAACCCCGGCGGACTCGGTCGGGCTGAGCGCCGCGCAGCGTCGGGTGAACGTCGCCGGCGCGTTCGCGGCCGCTCGCGCACGCACCGGAGCGCGGTCACGGTTACCGCCCGGCGGCGCGATCGTGCTGGTCGACGACATCGTCACGACCGGAGCGACGCTCGCCGAGGCGTACCGCGCGGCCCGCGCCGGCGGCCTACCGGTGCGGGCGGCGGCGGTGGTCGCCGCGACGCCCCGCCCCGGCGTCGGAGTGAGCGCTGTTCGTGACCGCTGGTAG
- the hpf gene encoding ribosome hibernation-promoting factor, HPF/YfiA family produces the protein MDIVVKGRNVEVPDHYRQHVSEKLTRVERYDQKLIRIDVELFHEPNRRQAQTCQRVEITVKTRGPVIRSEAAAADFYSALDLAITKLENRLRRAADRRRVHHGRRTPVSVASAMAEATSELPAPMWAPPNGSTSQDGAGFGAEEERGSVAVLEEWEDGPCRIVRTKEHPGEPMTVDDALFEMELVGHDFYLFNDKDTGRPSVVYRRKGYDYGVISLGI, from the coding sequence GTGGACATCGTCGTCAAGGGTCGTAACGTCGAGGTGCCCGATCACTACCGGCAGCACGTCAGTGAGAAACTCACTCGCGTCGAGCGCTACGACCAGAAATTGATCCGTATCGACGTCGAACTGTTCCACGAACCGAACCGCAGGCAGGCGCAGACCTGCCAGCGGGTCGAGATCACCGTCAAGACCCGGGGTCCGGTGATTCGCAGCGAAGCCGCTGCGGCGGATTTCTACTCCGCATTGGACCTCGCGATCACGAAATTGGAGAATCGTCTTCGACGCGCGGCTGACCGCCGACGCGTGCATCACGGTCGTCGTACCCCTGTATCGGTCGCCTCGGCGATGGCGGAAGCGACCTCGGAACTCCCGGCGCCGATGTGGGCGCCCCCCAACGGCTCGACATCGCAGGACGGTGCGGGCTTCGGAGCGGAGGAGGAGCGAGGATCGGTCGCTGTGCTCGAGGAATGGGAGGACGGTCCGTGTCGGATCGTCCGGACCAAGGAGCACCCGGGCGAGCCGATGACCGTCGACGACGCGCTCTTCGAGATGGAACTCGTCGGGCACGACTTCTACCTTTTCAACGACAAGGACACTGGTCGGCCGAGCGTGGTGTACCGCCGCAAGGGCTATGACTACGGAGTCATCTCCCTGGGCATCTGA
- a CDS encoding GNAT family N-acetyltransferase, translating into MDTVEIAAGRFQLRPCATIDADWIFRACQDPAIQRWTSVPSPYRHDDAVGYAGDYVEQSWKSGRAAPFGVFDAVSGEGLGTVALVSMDLAEGLAEVGYWVAPWARRRGVATASTLAIARWAFGALGVARLSWLAEVGNDGSRAVAERAGFTIEGVLRDRIRRRDGSRADAWIGSLLPSDL; encoded by the coding sequence GTGGACACCGTGGAGATCGCCGCCGGCCGGTTCCAGCTCCGGCCGTGCGCGACCATCGACGCCGATTGGATCTTCCGCGCCTGCCAGGATCCGGCGATCCAGCGCTGGACCAGCGTGCCCAGCCCGTACCGCCACGACGACGCGGTGGGCTACGCCGGCGACTACGTCGAGCAATCCTGGAAGTCGGGTCGGGCGGCGCCGTTCGGCGTGTTCGACGCGGTGAGCGGCGAAGGGCTCGGCACGGTCGCCCTGGTGTCGATGGATCTCGCCGAGGGCCTGGCCGAGGTCGGTTACTGGGTCGCACCCTGGGCCCGCCGCCGCGGCGTGGCCACCGCGAGCACGCTCGCGATCGCCCGATGGGCGTTCGGCGCACTCGGGGTGGCGCGGCTGTCCTGGCTCGCCGAGGTCGGCAACGACGGCTCACGCGCCGTCGCGGAGCGCGCCGGCTTCACGATCGAGGGGGTCCTGCGCGACCGGATCCGCCGCCGCGACGGTTCCCGCGCGGATGCCTGGATCGGCTCGTTGCTCCCCTCCGACCTTTGA
- the secA gene encoding preprotein translocase subunit SecA, giving the protein MAVGHPRELTEPVIFEKILRAGEGRIIRRLKAIADTVNSIEDEYTDLTDAELRELTDQFKERYADGQTLDDLLPEAFAVAREGAKRVLGQRHYDVQLMGGAALHLGNIAEMKTGEGKTLTCVLPAYLNALAGKGVHVVTVNDYLAQRDAEWMGRVHKFLGLSVGTILPNALPGAHKAAYECDITYGTNNEFGFDYLRDNMASSREELVQRGHFFAVVDEVDSILIDEARTPLIISGPAEQSARWYTEFARIVPRLRRDRDYEVDEGKRTVGISEEGVEKVEDQLGIDNLYEAVNTPLIGYLNNALKAKELFKKDKDYIVVDGEVLIVDEFTGRVLHGRRYSEGMHQAIEAKEGVNIKDENQTLATITLQNYFRLYDKLGGMTGTAMTEAGEFQKTYDVGVVPIPTHRDMIRLDKADVVYKTEQAKFEAVVEDIAERHANGQPVLVGTTSVEKSELLSTMLNRRGIRHEVLNAKNHAREAEIIAQAGREGAVTVATNMAGRGTDIMLGGNPEFLAAAQLRNAGHTPDDEDWDDLLAETIERVKDEVEEEAEKVTDAGGLYVLGTERHESRRIDNQLRGRSGRQGDPGESRFYLSLGDDLMRRFNSNAVEAIMDRLNIPDDVPIESKMVSRQIQSAQTQIEQQNAEARKNVLKYDEVLNKQRQVIYAERKQVLDGADLQEQIRHMIDDIVEAYVTATTGEGYAEDWDLEELFKSLGLIYPMSFTLEELEEEVGGREAIDAELLVARLTEDAQEAYDRREKELGTELMRDAERQIVLAVLDRKWREHLYEMDYLQEGIGLRAYAQRDPLVEYQREGFDLFNGMMEGIKEESVRLLFHAEIQTEEAPAPSSDEAPTVEAPVVQHAEVQGLIRPRTSNQPLQYSSPTIDGEAGTGGGVAVATESPLGAAAGASGGRKSASPGQKVGAGPSRNAPCPCGSGKKYKRCHGAPGGPA; this is encoded by the coding sequence ATGGCGGTAGGACATCCGAGGGAGCTGACCGAACCCGTGATCTTCGAGAAGATCCTCCGCGCCGGCGAGGGGCGGATCATTCGCCGTCTCAAGGCGATAGCCGACACCGTGAACTCGATCGAGGACGAGTACACGGACTTGACGGACGCGGAGCTGCGCGAGCTGACCGACCAGTTCAAAGAGAGGTACGCGGACGGCCAGACGCTCGACGACCTGCTCCCGGAAGCGTTCGCGGTCGCCCGGGAGGGCGCCAAGCGTGTGCTCGGCCAGCGGCACTACGACGTCCAGCTGATGGGCGGTGCGGCGCTGCACCTGGGCAACATCGCCGAGATGAAGACCGGTGAGGGCAAGACGCTCACCTGTGTGCTCCCGGCGTACCTCAACGCGCTCGCCGGCAAGGGCGTCCACGTCGTCACGGTGAACGACTACCTGGCGCAACGTGACGCCGAGTGGATGGGCCGGGTGCACAAGTTCCTCGGTCTGAGCGTCGGCACGATCCTTCCGAACGCGCTGCCCGGCGCGCACAAGGCCGCGTACGAGTGCGACATCACGTACGGCACGAACAACGAGTTCGGCTTCGACTACCTGCGCGACAACATGGCTTCGTCGCGGGAGGAGCTGGTCCAGCGCGGCCACTTCTTCGCGGTCGTCGACGAGGTCGACTCGATCCTGATCGACGAGGCCCGGACGCCGCTGATCATCTCCGGTCCGGCCGAGCAGTCCGCCCGCTGGTACACCGAGTTCGCGCGGATCGTCCCCCGGCTGCGGCGCGACCGCGACTACGAGGTCGACGAGGGCAAGCGCACGGTCGGCATCAGCGAGGAGGGTGTCGAGAAGGTCGAGGACCAGCTCGGCATCGACAACCTCTACGAGGCCGTCAACACGCCGCTGATCGGCTACTTGAACAACGCGCTCAAGGCCAAGGAACTCTTCAAGAAGGACAAGGACTACATCGTCGTCGACGGTGAGGTCCTGATCGTCGACGAGTTCACCGGCCGCGTCCTGCACGGTCGTCGCTACAGCGAGGGCATGCACCAGGCCATCGAGGCCAAAGAGGGCGTGAACATCAAGGACGAGAACCAGACGCTCGCCACGATCACGCTGCAGAACTACTTCCGCCTCTACGACAAGCTCGGCGGCATGACCGGTACGGCCATGACCGAGGCCGGCGAGTTCCAGAAGACCTACGACGTCGGCGTCGTGCCGATCCCGACGCACCGCGACATGATCCGGCTCGACAAGGCGGACGTCGTCTACAAGACCGAGCAGGCCAAGTTCGAGGCGGTCGTCGAGGACATCGCCGAGCGGCACGCCAACGGTCAGCCGGTTCTGGTCGGTACCACCAGCGTCGAGAAGTCCGAGCTCCTGTCGACGATGCTCAACCGTCGGGGCATCCGGCACGAGGTGCTGAACGCGAAGAACCACGCGCGTGAGGCCGAGATCATCGCCCAGGCCGGTCGTGAGGGCGCGGTCACGGTCGCGACGAACATGGCCGGTCGTGGTACCGACATCATGCTCGGCGGTAACCCCGAGTTCCTCGCCGCGGCCCAGCTGCGCAACGCCGGGCACACCCCGGACGACGAGGACTGGGACGACCTGCTCGCCGAGACCATCGAGCGGGTCAAGGACGAGGTCGAGGAGGAGGCCGAGAAGGTCACCGACGCCGGCGGCCTCTACGTCCTCGGCACCGAGCGGCACGAGTCGCGGCGGATCGACAACCAGCTGCGTGGTCGGTCGGGCCGGCAGGGCGACCCGGGCGAGTCCCGGTTCTACCTGTCGCTCGGCGACGACCTGATGCGCCGGTTCAACTCCAACGCGGTCGAGGCGATCATGGACCGCCTCAACATCCCGGACGACGTCCCGATCGAGTCGAAGATGGTCAGCCGGCAGATCCAGTCGGCGCAGACCCAGATCGAGCAGCAGAACGCCGAGGCGCGGAAGAACGTCCTCAAGTACGACGAGGTGCTCAACAAGCAGCGCCAGGTGATCTACGCCGAGCGCAAGCAGGTGCTCGACGGTGCCGACCTGCAGGAGCAGATCCGGCACATGATCGACGACATCGTCGAGGCGTACGTCACCGCCACCACGGGCGAGGGATACGCCGAGGACTGGGACCTCGAAGAGCTGTTCAAGAGCCTCGGTCTGATCTACCCGATGTCGTTCACGCTCGAGGAGCTCGAGGAGGAGGTCGGCGGCCGGGAAGCGATCGACGCCGAGCTGCTCGTCGCGCGGCTCACCGAGGACGCCCAGGAGGCGTACGACCGGCGCGAGAAGGAGCTCGGCACCGAGCTCATGCGCGACGCCGAGCGGCAGATCGTCCTCGCGGTGCTCGACCGGAAGTGGCGCGAGCACCTGTACGAGATGGACTACCTCCAGGAGGGCATCGGCCTGCGGGCGTACGCCCAGCGCGACCCGCTGGTCGAGTACCAGCGCGAAGGCTTCGACCTCTTCAACGGGATGATGGAGGGGATCAAGGAAGAGTCGGTCCGGCTGCTGTTCCACGCCGAGATCCAGACCGAGGAGGCGCCTGCTCCTTCTTCCGACGAGGCTCCTACCGTCGAGGCGCCGGTCGTGCAGCACGCCGAGGTCCAGGGCCTGATCCGTCCGCGGACGTCGAACCAGCCGCTGCAGTACAGCTCGCCGACGATCGACGGCGAGGCCGGTACCGGTGGCGGCGTCGCGGTGGCGACGGAATCGCCGCTGGGTGCGGCTGCCGGCGCTTCCGGTGGCCGCAAGTCCGCGTCGCCGGGGCAGAAGGTCGGTGCAGGCCCGTCGCGCAACGCGCCGTGCCCCTGTGGCTCGGGCAAGAAGTACAAGCGCTGCCACGGTGCGCCGGGCGGTCCCGCTTAG
- a CDS encoding hemolysin family protein, whose protein sequence is MDSVGAQLALVALLVLLNAAFAGSEIALISLRESQLQRLARKGAGGRVLARLARDSNRFMATIQVGITLAGFLASATAAVSLAKPLVGPLGFLGNAANAVAIVIVTILLTFVTLVFGELAPKRIAMQRAEGWALAVARPLDLLSTLSRPAIWLLGITTDAVVRLAGGDPDRQREEVTREEVTEMVSSHKGFTPLQQTMIVGALEVGDRVLREILVPRREAFVLPVEFDIPRARAALVESGHSRAPVAPRGSLDEVIGVIHLRELLDDEGRLIDRIRQVPALPGSMRVPDALRELSLARTQMALVVDEHGDIDGLVTVEDLVEEVVGEIYDETDKDVRSVQVAEDGSMLLPGSFPVHDLVDIAIELPHRPEGDYTTVAGLILAVLGRIPRSPGDVVTVDRWSFEVRAVRRRAITEVRVCPEPHAGSDPREVEEAAAE, encoded by the coding sequence ATGGACTCCGTCGGTGCCCAACTGGCACTCGTCGCTCTGCTCGTCCTGCTCAACGCGGCCTTCGCGGGCAGCGAGATCGCACTGATCTCTCTCCGGGAGAGCCAGCTGCAACGCTTGGCGCGCAAGGGCGCCGGCGGCCGGGTACTTGCCCGGCTCGCGCGCGACTCGAACCGCTTCATGGCGACGATCCAGGTCGGGATCACGCTCGCCGGTTTCCTCGCGTCCGCGACCGCGGCGGTCTCGCTCGCCAAGCCGCTGGTCGGCCCGCTCGGCTTCCTCGGCAACGCCGCGAACGCGGTGGCGATCGTCATCGTCACGATCCTGCTGACGTTCGTGACGCTCGTCTTCGGCGAGCTCGCCCCGAAGCGCATCGCGATGCAGCGCGCCGAGGGCTGGGCGCTCGCGGTGGCCCGGCCACTGGACTTGCTCTCGACGCTGAGCCGCCCAGCGATCTGGCTGCTCGGCATCACCACGGATGCCGTCGTCCGGTTGGCAGGCGGTGACCCCGACCGGCAGCGCGAGGAGGTCACTCGCGAGGAAGTCACCGAGATGGTGAGCTCGCACAAGGGCTTCACCCCGCTCCAGCAGACGATGATCGTCGGCGCGCTGGAGGTGGGCGACCGAGTGCTGCGCGAGATCCTGGTGCCGCGCCGGGAGGCGTTCGTGTTGCCGGTGGAGTTCGACATCCCGCGGGCACGAGCCGCGCTGGTGGAGTCCGGCCACAGCCGCGCGCCGGTGGCACCCCGGGGGTCGTTGGACGAGGTCATCGGCGTCATCCACCTACGAGAGCTGCTGGACGACGAGGGGCGCCTGATCGATCGGATCCGTCAGGTACCGGCGTTGCCCGGCAGCATGCGCGTGCCGGACGCGTTGCGTGAACTGTCGTTGGCGCGGACCCAGATGGCTCTGGTCGTTGACGAGCACGGCGACATCGACGGGCTCGTGACGGTGGAGGACCTGGTCGAAGAGGTCGTCGGCGAGATCTACGACGAAACCGACAAGGACGTCCGGTCGGTGCAGGTGGCCGAAGACGGCTCGATGCTGCTGCCCGGATCGTTCCCGGTGCACGACCTGGTCGACATCGCGATCGAGCTGCCGCACCGCCCGGAGGGTGACTACACGACGGTCGCCGGCCTGATCCTGGCGGTGCTCGGACGGATCCCGCGCTCGCCGGGCGACGTGGTGACCGTGGACCGCTGGTCGTTCGAGGTGCGGGCGGTACGGCGACGGGCGATCACCGAGGTGCGGGTGTGTCCGGAGCCCCACGCGGGCAGCGATCCGCGCGAGGTCGAGGAAGCGGCGGCGGAGTAG